A part of Sulfurifustis variabilis genomic DNA contains:
- a CDS encoding HupE/UreJ family protein → MRFWKAVGIASTMLAAAGPAHAHTFGASGAGFAAGLAHPFLGLDHLLAMLAVGLWAAQQQGRMRLAVPATFVAAMALGALAAVGGLGAYGIESGIAASVLVLGLLVAARARLPVPVGLALVAAFAVFHGHAHGAELPQAASVARYGLGVVLATVALHGSGWLLGDRLRERLGEAWLRAGGGMIAATGTWAWLAG, encoded by the coding sequence ATGCGCTTTTGGAAAGCGGTAGGGATCGCATCGACGATGCTGGCGGCGGCAGGGCCGGCCCACGCCCACACCTTCGGCGCGAGTGGCGCGGGTTTCGCCGCCGGTCTTGCGCACCCGTTCCTCGGGCTCGACCACCTGCTCGCGATGCTCGCCGTGGGGCTGTGGGCCGCGCAGCAGCAGGGGCGCATGCGGCTCGCGGTGCCGGCCACGTTCGTGGCCGCGATGGCGCTCGGCGCGCTGGCCGCCGTCGGGGGCCTCGGCGCGTACGGCATCGAAAGCGGGATCGCGGCGTCGGTCCTCGTCCTCGGGCTGCTGGTCGCGGCCCGCGCCCGGCTGCCGGTGCCGGTCGGGCTCGCGCTCGTCGCCGCCTTCGCCGTCTTCCACGGGCACGCGCACGGCGCGGAGCTGCCGCAGGCCGCGTCGGTCGCCCGCTACGGTCTCGGCGTGGTGCTGGCCACGGTCGCGCTGCACGGTTCCGGATGGCTGCTCGGCGACCGGCTGCGCGAGCGCCTCGGCGAGGCATGGCTGCGCGCGGGCGGCGGTATGATCGCCGCGACGGGAACGTGGGCCTGGCTCGCGGGCTGA
- a CDS encoding nickel-dependent hydrogenase large subunit: MATQTVVVDPITRIEGHLRIEAQTDADGVIQQASSAGTMVRGIEIILRGRDPRDAWAFAQRICGVCTLVHGIASVRAVEDALKYEIPANAQLIRNLMIGAQFVHDHVMHFYHLHALDWVDVVSALKADPKKTSELAQSISGYAKSSPGYFADVQARLKGFVEAGQLGIFNNGYWGHPAYKLPPEANLMAVAHYLEALAWQRDVVQIHTVFGGKNPHPNFLVGGAPVGIAIDSEHPGKGRGPLYRGGSGATAVSMVGLERVRNVIQSMRAFVDQVYVPDTLAIASFYKDWGRQGEGIGNFLTYGDFPANGMGDVASFLVPRGVILNRDLSRVEPIDLNAEDQIQEFVAHSWYEYSGGKDKGLHPYDGETTFAYTGPKPPYKNLETDKSYSWLKSPRWRGKAVEVGPLARVLMLYATGNAQAKELVDMALKRLDLPVQALYSTLGRTAARTLETKIFVDAMEGWYNQLIANIKGGDLRTFNEKLWEPESWPREARGVGYTEAPRGALAHWIVIKDGKIANYQAVVPSTWNAGPRDAQGQDGPYEAALKGTRLHDPKQPIEILRTIHSFDPCIACAVHVTDPAGEELIKVKVR; this comes from the coding sequence ATGGCGACGCAAACGGTAGTCGTTGACCCGATCACCCGCATCGAAGGGCATCTGCGCATCGAGGCGCAGACCGACGCCGACGGCGTCATCCAGCAGGCATCGAGCGCGGGCACGATGGTGCGCGGCATCGAGATCATCCTGCGCGGACGCGACCCGCGCGACGCCTGGGCGTTCGCGCAGCGGATCTGCGGGGTGTGCACGCTGGTGCACGGCATCGCCTCCGTGCGCGCGGTCGAGGACGCGCTCAAGTACGAGATCCCGGCGAACGCGCAGCTCATCCGCAACCTCATGATCGGCGCGCAGTTCGTCCACGACCACGTGATGCACTTCTACCACCTGCATGCGCTCGACTGGGTGGACGTCGTTTCGGCGCTCAAGGCCGACCCGAAGAAGACTTCCGAGCTCGCCCAGTCCATCAGCGGCTACGCGAAGTCCTCGCCCGGGTACTTCGCCGACGTGCAGGCGAGGCTCAAGGGCTTCGTCGAGGCCGGGCAGCTCGGTATCTTCAACAACGGCTACTGGGGGCACCCGGCGTACAAGCTGCCGCCCGAGGCGAACCTGATGGCGGTGGCGCACTACCTCGAGGCGCTCGCGTGGCAGCGGGACGTCGTGCAGATCCACACGGTCTTCGGCGGCAAGAACCCGCACCCGAACTTCCTCGTCGGCGGCGCGCCGGTCGGGATCGCGATCGATTCCGAGCACCCGGGCAAAGGCCGCGGGCCGCTGTACCGCGGCGGGAGCGGGGCGACCGCCGTGAGCATGGTCGGCCTCGAGCGGGTCCGCAACGTGATCCAGTCCATGCGCGCCTTCGTCGATCAGGTCTACGTGCCCGACACGCTCGCCATCGCCTCCTTCTACAAGGACTGGGGCCGGCAGGGCGAGGGTATCGGCAACTTCCTCACCTACGGCGACTTTCCGGCGAACGGGATGGGCGACGTGGCAAGCTTCCTGGTCCCGCGCGGCGTGATCCTGAACCGCGATCTTTCGCGCGTCGAGCCGATCGATCTCAATGCCGAGGACCAGATCCAGGAGTTCGTCGCGCACTCCTGGTACGAGTACAGCGGGGGCAAGGACAAGGGTCTGCACCCGTACGACGGGGAGACGACGTTCGCCTACACCGGTCCCAAGCCGCCGTACAAGAACCTCGAGACGGACAAGAGCTACTCGTGGCTCAAGTCGCCCCGCTGGCGCGGCAAGGCGGTGGAAGTCGGGCCGCTCGCGCGGGTGCTCATGCTCTATGCGACCGGCAACGCCCAGGCGAAAGAGCTCGTGGACATGGCGCTGAAGCGCCTCGACCTGCCGGTGCAGGCGCTCTACTCGACGCTCGGGCGCACCGCCGCGCGTACGCTCGAGACCAAGATCTTCGTGGACGCGATGGAAGGCTGGTACAACCAGTTGATCGCGAACATCAAGGGCGGCGACCTGCGAACCTTCAACGAGAAGCTCTGGGAACCGGAGAGCTGGCCGAGGGAAGCGAGGGGCGTGGGTTATACCGAGGCACCCCGCGGCGCGCTCGCGCACTGGATCGTCATCAAGGACGGCAAGATCGCCAACTACCAGGCAGTCGTGCCGAGCACCTGGAACGCCGGCCCGCGCGACGCGCAGGGCCAGGACGGCCCGTACGAGGCGGCGCTCAAGGGCACGCGCCTGCACGACCCCAAACAGCCGATCGAGATCCTGCGCACGATCCACAGCTTCGATCCCTGCATCGCCTGCGCGGTGCACGTGACCGATCCCGCGGGCGAGGAGCTGATCAAGGTGAAGGTGAGGTAG
- a CDS encoding (Fe-S)-binding protein — MSTVDPALELDTGKPRLSVKEPAVRYDQQGETPETERLREAMRHFAKDFHYGAAVHMDSCIHCGNCAAACHFYVTTGEAKYTPIWKVEVFKQAYQREAGPFALFYRLFNLKPAVSVARLREWQELIYDSCTMCGRCTNACPMGIDIAALVGQARHAMFKAGLVPHELWAVAEKAEREGSPLGATPKVFQERVEWMADEHEVDIPMDKDAADVLLTMSSIEIMKYPESIAATAKVMKAAGYSYTFRSDGYEATNFGLLSGNVDWQRDMSMKLINAAIACRAKYLILPECGHAYSAMRWQGANMYGKPLPFKVRHITEFIAEQIQNGRLKVKKAGGTATFHDPCQLVRRGGAIEAPRVVMNALGLDLHEMDNSKGRNWCCGGGGGVITIHRADDLRYKTFQIKMKQVDETGAEKLIMACSNCRQTFDDGQAHFRWDRTAESLLELVADNLEQ, encoded by the coding sequence ATGAGCACCGTCGACCCCGCCCTCGAGCTCGACACCGGCAAGCCGCGGCTCTCGGTAAAGGAACCGGCCGTCCGCTACGACCAGCAGGGCGAGACGCCCGAGACCGAGCGCCTGCGCGAGGCGATGCGGCATTTCGCGAAGGACTTCCACTACGGCGCCGCCGTTCACATGGACTCCTGCATCCACTGCGGGAACTGCGCGGCGGCGTGTCACTTCTACGTCACCACCGGCGAGGCGAAGTACACGCCCATCTGGAAGGTCGAGGTCTTCAAGCAGGCCTACCAGCGCGAGGCGGGACCGTTCGCGCTGTTCTACCGGCTGTTCAATCTCAAGCCGGCGGTGAGCGTCGCGCGCCTGCGCGAGTGGCAGGAGCTCATCTACGACTCGTGCACGATGTGCGGGCGCTGCACCAACGCCTGCCCGATGGGCATCGACATCGCCGCCCTCGTCGGGCAGGCGCGCCACGCGATGTTCAAGGCGGGACTCGTGCCGCACGAGCTCTGGGCGGTCGCGGAGAAGGCCGAGCGCGAGGGCAGCCCGCTCGGCGCGACGCCCAAGGTGTTCCAGGAGCGCGTCGAATGGATGGCCGACGAGCACGAGGTCGACATCCCGATGGACAAGGACGCTGCCGACGTGCTGCTCACGATGTCCTCGATCGAGATCATGAAGTACCCCGAATCGATCGCCGCCACGGCCAAGGTGATGAAGGCGGCCGGCTACTCCTACACCTTCCGCAGCGACGGCTACGAGGCGACCAACTTCGGGCTGCTCTCGGGCAACGTCGACTGGCAGCGCGACATGAGCATGAAGCTCATCAACGCCGCCATCGCCTGCCGGGCCAAGTACCTGATCCTGCCGGAATGCGGCCACGCCTACAGCGCCATGCGCTGGCAGGGCGCCAACATGTACGGTAAACCGCTGCCGTTCAAGGTGCGCCACATCACGGAGTTCATCGCCGAGCAGATCCAGAACGGACGGCTCAAGGTGAAGAAAGCAGGCGGGACCGCGACCTTCCACGATCCCTGCCAGCTCGTGCGCCGCGGCGGCGCGATCGAGGCGCCGCGCGTCGTGATGAACGCGCTCGGCCTCGATCTGCACGAAATGGATAACAGCAAGGGCCGCAACTGGTGCTGCGGCGGAGGCGGGGGCGTGATCACGATCCACCGCGCCGACGACCTGCGCTACAAGACGTTCCAGATCAAGATGAAGCAGGTGGACGAGACGGGGGCGGAGAAGCTGATCATGGCCTGCTCGAACTGCCGCCAGACCTTCGACGACGGCCAGGCGCACTTCAGGTGGGACAGGACGGCGGAGAGCCTCCTCGAGCTCGTGGCGGACAATCTGGAACAGTGA
- a CDS encoding nitrate reductase — translation MELLDFARGPAMEWAFAIFIIGVLWRLFGIFFLHHRRDLNEPRHGGAAPWWGAVKTVFSRMWPRREFRERNTYSTVLGYVSHIGLAIVVFGGAFHLLFIRDLFGVSWPALPTAFVYLSGVVALVAFIALLVRRITHPVLRLLSNFDDYFSWFVAVAPLVTGLMAVAHLGARYETLLAIHILSFQLLLVWFPFGKLMHAFLFVPARAVTGYVFTRRGAAT, via the coding sequence ATGGAGCTGCTCGACTTCGCCCGCGGCCCGGCGATGGAATGGGCCTTCGCGATCTTCATCATCGGCGTGCTCTGGCGCCTGTTCGGGATCTTCTTCCTGCACCACCGGCGGGACCTGAACGAGCCGCGCCATGGCGGCGCGGCGCCCTGGTGGGGCGCGGTCAAGACGGTGTTCTCGCGCATGTGGCCCCGCCGCGAGTTCCGCGAACGCAATACCTACAGCACCGTGCTCGGCTACGTCTCGCACATCGGGCTCGCGATCGTGGTCTTCGGCGGCGCGTTCCATCTGCTGTTCATCCGCGACCTGTTCGGCGTGAGCTGGCCGGCGCTTCCCACGGCGTTCGTGTACCTGAGCGGCGTCGTCGCGCTCGTGGCCTTCATCGCGCTGCTCGTCCGGCGGATCACGCACCCGGTCCTGCGGCTGCTGTCGAACTTCGACGACTACTTCTCCTGGTTCGTGGCGGTGGCGCCGCTCGTGACCGGGCTCATGGCGGTCGCGCACCTCGGCGCGCGCTACGAGACGCTGCTCGCGATCCATATCCTGAGCTTTCAGCTCCTGCTCGTCTGGTTCCCGTTCGGCAAGCTCATGCATGCCTTCCTGTTCGTGCCGGCCCGCGCCGTGACGGGGTACGTGTTCACCCGCCGGGGGGCCGCCACATGA
- a CDS encoding hydrogenase small subunit: protein MPDNLTLGDRLGQHGISRRTFLKFCASVASAMALPPGVVPAMAEALAKARRPSVVYLSFQECTGCLESLTRAHTASLETLIFDLISLDYQHTIMAPSGDAAEASLAQAIKENDGKYLVLVDGAIPMADAGYGTVAGHSFADILRDTAKGAAAVISVGTCAAYGGLPKANPNPTGAVAVSDIVKDKPIVNVPGCPPIPVVLTGVIAHYLTFGTLPELDHLNRPKVFFADTIHDRCYRRPFYDQGKFAKTFDDEGARRGWCLYELGCKGPTTYNACATVKWNGGVSFPIESGHGCIGCSEPNFWDKGSWYTPLSAGIWTDRTTLAAAAVAGAAVGVGAAVTSRMRQRKLVEGK, encoded by the coding sequence ATGCCGGATAACCTCACGCTCGGCGACAGACTCGGGCAGCACGGGATCAGCCGTCGGACATTTCTCAAGTTCTGCGCCTCGGTCGCCTCGGCGATGGCGCTGCCGCCGGGCGTGGTGCCGGCCATGGCGGAGGCGCTCGCGAAGGCACGCCGGCCGTCGGTCGTTTATCTCTCGTTCCAGGAGTGCACCGGGTGCCTCGAGTCGCTCACCCGCGCCCACACGGCCTCGCTCGAGACCCTGATCTTCGATCTCATCTCGCTCGACTACCAGCACACCATCATGGCGCCCTCGGGCGACGCGGCCGAAGCGTCGCTCGCGCAGGCGATCAAGGAGAACGACGGCAAGTACCTGGTGCTGGTCGACGGCGCGATCCCGATGGCCGACGCCGGCTACGGGACGGTCGCGGGTCACAGCTTCGCCGACATCCTGCGCGACACCGCGAAGGGTGCGGCCGCCGTGATCTCGGTCGGCACGTGCGCGGCCTACGGCGGCCTGCCGAAGGCGAATCCGAACCCGACGGGCGCGGTCGCGGTTTCCGACATCGTGAAGGACAAGCCGATCGTGAACGTCCCCGGCTGCCCGCCGATCCCGGTGGTCCTCACCGGCGTGATTGCCCATTACCTCACCTTCGGCACCTTGCCGGAGCTCGATCACCTCAATCGTCCGAAGGTGTTTTTCGCGGACACCATCCACGACCGCTGCTACCGCCGGCCATTTTACGACCAGGGCAAGTTCGCGAAGACCTTCGACGACGAGGGCGCGCGGCGCGGCTGGTGCCTGTACGAGCTCGGCTGCAAGGGGCCGACGACGTACAACGCCTGCGCCACCGTGAAGTGGAACGGCGGCGTGAGCTTCCCGATCGAGAGCGGTCACGGCTGCATCGGCTGCTCGGAGCCGAACTTCTGGGACAAGGGGAGCTGGTACACGCCGCTCTCCGCCGGCATCTGGACCGACCGCACGACGCTCGCCGCCGCGGCGGTTGCGGGCGCGGCCGTCGGCGTGGGGGCGGCGGTCACCTCGCGCATGCGCCAGCGCAAACTCGTGGAGGGCAAGTGA
- a CDS encoding hydrogenase expression/formation protein gives MKLNEIPVAVVPADAAGVPLNAPALLHEIADLLARLVDTGEATSIDLRSLPLTPADYAFLEEALGRGEVEVEVQAAGPTHVHETGVNGVWWVKHFNALEEVAGELLEITYVPEILKTHPSDAALGLERLRARLQSTMTPAAEGDSDAG, from the coding sequence ATGAAGCTCAATGAGATCCCGGTCGCCGTCGTCCCCGCGGACGCGGCCGGCGTCCCGCTCAATGCGCCGGCGCTGCTGCACGAGATCGCCGACCTGCTCGCGCGGCTGGTCGACACCGGCGAGGCGACGAGCATCGATCTGCGCAGCCTCCCGCTCACGCCGGCGGATTACGCCTTCCTCGAGGAGGCGCTCGGGCGAGGCGAGGTGGAGGTCGAGGTCCAGGCGGCCGGGCCGACGCACGTGCACGAGACCGGCGTGAACGGCGTCTGGTGGGTCAAGCACTTCAACGCGCTCGAGGAAGTCGCGGGCGAGCTGCTCGAGATCACGTATGTGCCGGAAATCCTGAAGACGCACCCCAGCGACGCGGCGCTGGGGCTGGAGCGGCTTCGCGCCCGACTGCAGTCCACGATGACGCCAGCCGCGGAAGGAGACAGCGATGCCGGATAA
- a CDS encoding HyaD/HybD family hydrogenase maturation endopeptidase, with product MKTLVLGVGNSLLTDEGAGVHAVRHLEGRCRTRDDVELVDAGTLSFTLAGTIDDCGALIVIDAAELKEAPGTVRLFEHEAMDRFLAHNRKLSVHEVSLLDLLVMARLAGRLPERRALIGIQPRDIDWGERPSAPVAAALPAAGDIALSLIDRWSAHEAQ from the coding sequence GTGAAAACGCTCGTGCTCGGGGTGGGCAACAGTCTGCTGACCGACGAAGGGGCCGGCGTCCATGCCGTTCGCCACCTCGAAGGCCGCTGCCGAACGCGGGACGATGTCGAGCTCGTCGACGCCGGCACGCTGAGCTTCACGCTGGCGGGAACGATCGACGACTGCGGCGCCCTCATCGTCATCGACGCGGCCGAGCTCAAGGAGGCGCCCGGGACCGTGCGGCTCTTCGAGCACGAGGCGATGGACCGTTTCCTCGCGCACAATCGCAAGCTCAGCGTGCACGAGGTGAGCCTCCTCGATCTGCTCGTCATGGCGCGGCTCGCGGGCCGCTTGCCCGAGCGGCGCGCGCTTATCGGCATCCAGCCCAGGGATATCGACTGGGGCGAGCGGCCGAGCGCACCCGTGGCGGCGGCGCTGCCCGCGGCCGGCGACATCGCCCTTTCCCTCATCGATCGCTGGAGCGCGCATGAAGCTCAATGA
- a CDS encoding HypC/HybG/HupF family hydrogenase formation chaperone produces the protein MCLGIPMQVKEVMGYTARCEAKGVERDVSLFLLQHEPVVAGDFVMVHVGYAIQRMTEQEARSAWEVYDEMLAAETRAPDA, from the coding sequence ATGTGTCTGGGAATTCCCATGCAGGTGAAGGAGGTCATGGGCTACACCGCCCGCTGCGAGGCCAAGGGCGTCGAGCGCGACGTGAGCCTCTTCCTCCTGCAGCACGAGCCGGTCGTGGCCGGGGACTTCGTGATGGTGCACGTCGGTTACGCGATCCAGCGCATGACGGAGCAGGAGGCACGCTCGGCCTGGGAGGTCTACGACGAGATGCTCGCCGCCGAGACGCGCGCGCCCGATGCATGA
- a CDS encoding hydrogenase maturation nickel metallochaperone HypA: protein MHELSVCQGMLAQVSEIARDHGARAASRIVVRVGPLSGVEPALLAQAFPLARAGTVAAEADLVVEPAPVRVRCERCGAETEAAANRLLCGACGDYRTTLTAGDELLLVSVELVREEEVMSAKR from the coding sequence ATGCATGAGCTCTCCGTCTGCCAGGGCATGCTGGCGCAGGTGAGCGAGATCGCGCGAGACCATGGCGCGCGCGCGGCGAGCCGGATCGTGGTGCGCGTCGGCCCGCTCTCGGGCGTCGAGCCCGCCCTGCTCGCGCAGGCCTTCCCGCTCGCGCGGGCCGGCACGGTCGCCGCCGAGGCGGACCTCGTGGTCGAACCCGCGCCGGTGCGCGTGCGCTGCGAGCGCTGCGGCGCCGAGACCGAGGCCGCCGCCAACCGCCTGCTCTGCGGCGCGTGCGGCGACTACCGTACGACGCTCACGGCGGGCGACGAGCTGCTGCTCGTGAGCGTGGAGCTCGTGCGAGAAGAAGAAGTGATGAGTGCAAAGCGATAA
- the hypB gene encoding hydrogenase nickel incorporation protein HypB: MCDTCGCNVTPGNAHLAHAPQPEGVTAVSVLRGLLSENDLQARHNRTHFDAHGVLAVNLMSSPGAGKTRLLEATIDALRDELRIAVIEGDLETENDAERVRAKGVAALQITTGTACHLDAHMVHDALHRLPLDGVDLVFIENVGNLVCPASFDLGQHRNVVLLSATEGDDKPAKYPVMFRGADLALLTKSDLLPVLDDFEPARAEAALRALASRAPLLTISARTGDGLEGWLAWLRGELRAERERLATHPPASPSHPHARPRARMLP, encoded by the coding sequence ATGTGTGACACCTGCGGCTGCAACGTGACCCCCGGCAACGCCCACCTGGCGCACGCGCCGCAACCGGAGGGCGTGACCGCCGTCTCCGTGCTCAGGGGCCTGCTCTCGGAGAACGATCTCCAGGCCAGGCACAACCGCACGCACTTCGACGCCCATGGCGTGCTTGCCGTCAACCTGATGTCCTCGCCCGGGGCGGGCAAGACGCGGCTCCTCGAGGCGACGATCGATGCGTTGCGCGACGAGCTGCGCATCGCCGTCATCGAGGGCGATCTCGAGACCGAGAACGACGCGGAGCGCGTGCGCGCGAAGGGCGTCGCGGCGCTCCAGATCACGACGGGCACGGCGTGCCACCTCGACGCGCACATGGTGCACGACGCGCTTCACCGCCTGCCCCTCGACGGCGTGGATCTCGTTTTCATCGAGAACGTGGGCAATCTCGTGTGCCCCGCGAGCTTCGATCTGGGCCAGCACCGCAACGTCGTCCTGTTGTCGGCCACCGAGGGCGACGACAAGCCCGCGAAGTACCCCGTGATGTTCCGCGGGGCCGACCTCGCCCTCCTCACGAAGAGCGATCTCCTGCCCGTGCTCGACGACTTCGAACCCGCGCGCGCCGAGGCCGCGTTGCGCGCGCTCGCGAGCCGGGCTCCGCTGTTGACGATTTCGGCCAGGACCGGCGACGGCCTCGAGGGGTGGCTCGCGTGGCTGCGCGGCGAGCTCCGGGCCGAACGGGAGCGGCTCGCGACGCATCCGCCGGCGTCGCCGTCGCATCCTCACGCCCGCCCCCGCGCCAGGATGCTGCCCTGA
- the hypD gene encoding hydrogenase formation protein HypD, whose product MASARDWLDRIRRLPLPPRVRIMNVCGGHERSITMAGIRGALPHAIELIPGPGCPVCVCPEEDVYQAIQLALNEDVTLVAFGDMLRVPVNAPKKDPRSLEQAKAAGADIRPIASPVEAVRLAQANPDRAIVFFAAGFETTTAPVAAMLAEGVPSNLSVLLSGRLTWPAVAMLLDSETPGFDALVAPGHVSTVMGPEEWRFVVEKHRIPAAVAGFTPESLLAAMYSTLRQLIEGRPFLDNCYPEVVRPGGNPTARAHLARTLDVVDANWRGVGIIPRSGFAIKETLAGHDARRRFPSYEDPSRKRAGQMPPGCDCARVVLGKIYPNECVLYGRACTPRHPIGPCMVSDEGACRIWWAAGVREPHEPARTASVPG is encoded by the coding sequence ATGGCGAGCGCGCGCGACTGGCTCGATCGCATCAGGCGTCTGCCGCTGCCGCCGCGCGTGCGCATCATGAACGTGTGCGGCGGGCACGAGCGCTCGATCACCATGGCCGGCATCCGTGGCGCGCTGCCGCACGCCATCGAGCTCATCCCCGGCCCGGGGTGCCCCGTCTGCGTCTGTCCGGAGGAGGACGTCTACCAGGCGATCCAGCTCGCGCTGAACGAGGACGTGACCCTGGTCGCGTTCGGAGACATGCTGCGCGTCCCGGTGAACGCGCCGAAGAAGGACCCGCGCTCGCTCGAGCAGGCGAAGGCGGCCGGCGCCGACATCCGCCCGATCGCCTCGCCCGTCGAGGCGGTTCGACTCGCGCAGGCGAATCCGGACCGGGCGATCGTGTTCTTCGCAGCCGGGTTCGAAACGACCACGGCGCCGGTCGCGGCGATGCTCGCGGAAGGCGTTCCGTCGAACCTCTCGGTGCTCCTCTCGGGACGGCTCACCTGGCCCGCGGTCGCCATGCTGCTCGACTCGGAGACCCCCGGCTTCGACGCGCTCGTGGCGCCCGGACACGTCTCGACGGTGATGGGGCCGGAAGAATGGCGCTTCGTGGTCGAGAAGCACCGCATCCCGGCGGCGGTCGCCGGCTTCACGCCGGAGAGCCTGCTCGCCGCCATGTACTCGACGCTGCGTCAGCTGATCGAGGGCCGGCCCTTCCTCGACAACTGCTATCCCGAAGTCGTGCGACCGGGCGGCAACCCGACGGCGCGCGCGCACCTCGCCCGCACCCTGGATGTCGTCGACGCCAACTGGCGCGGCGTCGGCATCATCCCGCGCTCCGGGTTCGCGATAAAGGAGACGCTGGCGGGTCACGATGCGCGCAGGCGGTTCCCCTCCTACGAGGATCCCTCGCGCAAGCGCGCGGGCCAGATGCCGCCGGGCTGCGACTGCGCGCGCGTCGTGCTCGGCAAGATCTACCCCAACGAGTGCGTCCTTTACGGCCGGGCGTGCACGCCGCGGCATCCCATCGGTCCCTGCATGGTCTCCGACGAGGGCGCCTGCCGCATCTGGTGGGCCGCCGGTGTCCGGGAGCCGCACGAGCCCGCCCGGACGGCATCGGTCCCCGGCTGA
- a CDS encoding SPW repeat protein gives MKEKRWQDWVMLILGIWLFLSPFVLQYADLRGTASLNSYVLGIAVVAFAIAALARPQMWEEWVNLVLGIWLIVSPFVLGFQSETVALWNHVIIGLLIGGDAISAMLEERTGRKAAMH, from the coding sequence ATGAAGGAAAAGCGCTGGCAAGACTGGGTAATGCTCATCCTGGGCATCTGGCTGTTCCTGTCGCCGTTCGTCCTACAGTACGCCGACCTGCGCGGAACCGCGTCGCTCAATTCCTACGTCCTCGGGATCGCCGTCGTGGCGTTCGCCATCGCGGCTCTCGCGCGCCCGCAGATGTGGGAGGAATGGGTGAACCTGGTGCTCGGCATCTGGCTGATCGTCTCGCCGTTCGTGCTGGGCTTTCAGTCGGAGACCGTGGCCCTGTGGAACCACGTCATCATCGGCCTGCTGATCGGCGGCGACGCGATCTCGGCCATGCTCGAGGAACGCACGGGCCGCAAGGCCGCGATGCACTAG
- a CDS encoding SPW repeat protein — MRATRWQDWLMLALGVWLFVSPLFLGYTDIPQAAWTAYVVGLGLIAFSIVAIVKPALWGEWINLVLGVWLIIAPFIMPHESAAAHWNHLIVGILVVADALLAVWMQPAQQPRHWFLSGRGR; from the coding sequence ATGCGCGCGACGCGTTGGCAGGACTGGCTCATGCTCGCCCTCGGGGTGTGGCTGTTCGTCTCCCCGCTCTTCCTCGGCTACACCGACATCCCGCAGGCGGCGTGGACCGCTTACGTGGTCGGTCTCGGGCTGATCGCCTTCTCGATCGTGGCGATCGTCAAGCCCGCGCTGTGGGGCGAGTGGATCAACCTCGTGCTCGGCGTGTGGCTCATCATCGCGCCGTTCATCATGCCTCATGAAAGCGCGGCGGCGCACTGGAACCACCTGATCGTCGGCATCCTGGTGGTCGCGGACGCCCTGCTCGCGGTGTGGATGCAGCCGGCCCAGCAGCCGCGCCATTGGTTCCTCTCGGGGCGGGGACGCTGA